The Verrucomicrobiia bacterium DNA window ATCAACAAGCTCGCGAGCCAGCTTTCGGCCATTTTCGGTTCCTCCGTCGATATTTTGCAGGGGATGCGGCTGCCGGAGGAGGCGTTTTCGGAGCGCCGGGGACAGTACTATTCCACCGTCATTCTGGCCAAGTTGGAGGTTTTGAAATCGAACGACCGGGAAAAAATTCTGGGGATTTTGGATGAGGATTTGTACACTCCTTCCAGCTCCAACATCATCGGCGAGGCGGACCGGCTGGGGGCGGTCGCCTTGATTTCGCTCTATCATCTCAAGCAGGATTTTTTTGCCGGCGGGGAGGAAGACCGGGTGGTGTATCATCGCCTGCTGAAAAAATCGGTGCAGGAGGTGGCGTATTTGTTTGGGCTTTCCTACTGTCATAACCCCAAATGCGTGATGTACAAGGCCTCCAGCGTTTTGGAATTGGACCAGCTTTCCGACCGGTTCTGCGACAATTGCCAGCGGAAGCTGGGGTGGTAATTTAAAAGCGCCAATTCTTTTGTCCCTTTCCCGAAACGGAAAGAAGGAACCACAATTTTCTTGATTTCCGACTGAAAATGCGTTTCATTTTCTACCCTGTGAATAGGAAGCGGCCGCTTTCAGAGGAGATGAAACAATGAATCTACCCCAGATGATTGATTGGCTGAAAGCCGAGCGGTCTTTCACCGAAAACGTGGTTTTTTGGCGGACTTTGGCGGCCAAGCCCGGGAACTACGTTCCCTTTCCGGAAAGAATGGAGGGGCGGATTAAGTCGGTATTGCAAAAGCGGGGGATACACCAACTTTATTCGCACCAAGTGGAGGCGTTTGAGAAAGCCTCCTCCGGCAGGAATTTCGTAGTCGTGACGCCGACGGCCTCCGGAAAGACGTTTTGTTACAACCTGCCGGTTTTGGATGCCATCGCCAAGGAGCACCGCCACCGGGCGCTCTACATATTTCCCACCAAGGCCTTGGCGCAGGATCAACTGGCGGAGCTGCACGACTTCATCACGCAATTGGAACTGGACATCAAGACTTACACCTTCGACGGGGACACGCCCCAGAATGCCCGGCGGGCCGTCCGGTCGGCGGGACATATCGTGGTGACCAACGCCGATATGCTGCACGCCGGGATTCTGCCCCATCATACCAAATGGATAAAACTTTTCGAGAATTTGAAATTCATTGTTCTGGACGAGTTGCATCAATACCGCGGGGTTTTCGGCAGCCATCTGGCCAACGTATTCCGCCGGCTCAAACGGATCGCCAATTTCTACGGCTCGAAACCGCAGTTCATTTTTTCTTCCGCAACAATAGCCAATCCAAAAGAACTGGCGGAGAAGATTTGCGAAGAGCCGGTGGAGTTAATCGATAAAAACGGCGCGCCTTCCGGCACCAAGCATTTTGTCCTCTACAATCCGCCGGTCGTCAACAAAGAACTGGGGCTGCGGCGCTCTTCCTGGGGGGAGGCGGAGCGGCTGGCTTCCCATTTCATTGAGAATCAAATTCAAACCATCGTTTTCGCCCCCTACCGCCTGTCGGTGGAAATTATTCTGGCCGGTTTGCAGAACCGTTTGAAACGCTCCGGCATTTCGGAGGAGAAGGTTTCCGGCTACCGGGGGGGGTATCTGCCGCTGGAACGACGGGCGGTCGAGCAGGGGTTACGCCGCAAATCACTTCTCGGTGTTGTCACGACCAATGCTTTGGAACTGGGGATTGACATCGGGGAACTGGAGGTTTCAATTCTGACCGGCTATCCGGGGACGGTGGCTTCGACTCTCCAACAGGCGGGGCGGGCCGGGCGGAAGAAGGACGTGGCATTGTCCATAATGGTGGCCAACAGTTCGGCGTTGGACCAGTTTCTGACCTCCAACCCGGATTATCTTTTCGGCTCTCCGCCGGAAGCGGGAATCGTCGACCCCAACAATTTTTCCATTCTCACCAGCCAGTTGAAATGCGCCGCGTTCGAGTTACCGTTCGATTCGGAGGAACGGTTCGGCATCGACCCAACCAGGCCGTTTTTGGAAAAACTTTCCGCCGAGCGGGTTTTGCATCCGGCGGGAAACCGGTACCACTGGACCTCGGACATCTATCCGGCGTCGGAAGTTTCGCTCCGCTCGGCAACGATCGAGAATTTCGTCATTTTGAACCGTTCCAACGAGAACAAGGTCATCGGGGAGGTGGATTATCCTTCCGCGCCGATTTTCCTGCATCCCCGGGCGATCTACCTGCACGGCGGGGAGCGGTATCAGGTCGAAGAACTGGATTGGGAGGGGCGGAAGGCGTACGTCAAGGAGGCGCCGGTCGATTACTACACGGACGCCGAGACCAAAACGGAGGTCAAAGTTCTCTCCGAAGCGCGAAGCGCCGGTTTCTTTTCGGACAAAGCGTACTGCGGGGAGATTGCGGTCAGTTCCGCCACCGTGCTTTTCAAAAAAATCAAATTCGGCACGGGGGAAAACATCGGTTCCGAGCACATCAACCTGCCCGAACTGACCATGCACACCACCTCCTTCTGGGCATCGTTTTCCGAAGATTTGGCGCAAAATGCGGGGATTTCCGCCGGCTCGCTCGGCGCCAGCCTGCGCGGGGTGGCCAATCTTCTCCAAAATCTCGTCCCGCTCTGGGTGATGGCGGACCGGCGGGACGTCCGGGCCTTTTCGCAGGTGAAGTCCCCGTTCCTCGACCGGCCGGCGATTTTCATCTACGACAACATTCCGGGCGGGGTGGGGTTTGCGGAAAAAATTTTTGCGATGCGGGAGGAGATTTTCAAAGCCGCCCTCTCGCTGGCCCGCGGCTGCAGTTGTTCCGATGGCTGTCCTTCCTGCGTGGGCCCGACTTTGGAAGTGGGAAGGGTAAGAAACGACACGGTTGCGATTCTGGAATATATGCTGGGGACGGGGGTGCCGGTTTAGCCGGGTTGAGAGGCCGGCTGCGGCATTTTGAGGGGTTCCATTACGCCGTGTTTTAACAGCTTTACAAGATGGATGGGAGTTTTTATACTCCCGCCACGAGGAGGAAAAAAATGGAAAAAATAAAAGAACTGAAAAATTTGATTCAAGAGAGAAGCATACTCAAGCATCCTTTCTACAAGGCCTGGGCGGCGGGGCTTTTGTCGCAGGAGGATTTGCGGCGGTACGCCTGCCAGTACTACCACCACGTGCGGGCGTTTCCGACCTACGTGGCGGGCATCATCGCCAACTGTGAAAATCCGCGGCTGCGGTCGGTCCTTTTGGAAAATTTGAACGACGAGGAGGGTTCCACACCCACCCATCTCGATTTGTGGGTCGATTTCGGCCGCTCGCTCGGGTTGTCCCGGGGGGATATGGAAGGTTCGGAGGTTTACCCGGAGACGCGCCATTTTGTCAATACCTTCAAGCATTTGACCCGCAACCAGTCCGCGCCGGTGGGGGCTTCCGCTTTGTACGCCTACGAGTCCCAGATTCCGGCCGTGGCGGCGGAAAAAATCGATGGATTGAGGAAGTATGAATACGGCGCCAATCTGGACGTCACATTCTTTGCCGTGCACCAGGAAGCGGACGTGAAACATACGGCAGATTTGGAAAAAGTGCTGGCGGGCTCCGGAGTGCAGGAAAAGGAGAAGGCGGTTTTGGCCGTCGGCCAGGTCTTGAACGGCTGGTGGGGGCTTTTGGACGGGGTTTTGGCGCGGTCTCCGGAATTGAAAGAAAAAGTGGCCGCCTGCGGGATGTAGGGCCTGACAACTGAAAGGATAAAAGGGTGTCAATACTTTGAAGGTATTGACACCCTTTGTCATTCAGCGTATATACAAAGGCGGGGGCTTATAAGCCCCCTTGGTGGAAAGGAGAGCAGGCGACTGCGGTTTTTTTTGAGCCGGTTTGTGAAAAAAATCACTTATGTTTGAAACCTATTTTCCTTTAGCGGTGATGATAGCGGCGGCGACAGTGATCGGCGTCGGGCAAATAGCGCTGTCGCACGTTTTGGGGCGGAAATCCAAAAGCCCCAAAAAGCTTATCCCCTACGAATGCGGGGTGGACCCGGTGGGCGGGGCGCACGAACGGTTTCCGGTCAAATACTATTTGATAGCGATGCTTTTCATCATCTTCGACATCGAGGTGGTGTTTTTGTTCCCCTGGGCGGTGGTGTATAAACAACTGGCGTGGTTCGGATTCATTGAGATGGCAATTTTTATTTTCATCTTGTTTGTGGGGTATGTGTACATCGTTAAAAAAGGAGCCCTGCAATGGGAATAAAACCGAATTTGGTTGACCTTGCACCGACGGGAAAAAGCCCGGAAGAACTGGCGACAGATTTGAAGGAGAACGTTTTTCTGACCTCCGTCGAAAAAGTGGTGAACTGGGGGCGGAAGAACTCCATCTGGCCCTTGGGATTCGGGCTGGCCTGCTGCGCCATCGAGATGATGTCCACCTTTGCTTCCCGCTACGATTTGGCCCGGTTCGGGATGGAGGTGATGCGCTCCTCCCCGCGGCAGGCGGATTTGATGATTGTGGCGGGGCGGGTTTCCATCAACATGGCGCCTGTTTTGCGCCAGCTCTACGAACAGATGCCCAATCCGAGATGGGTGATTTCGATGGGGGCCTGCGCCTCCTGCGGCGGGATTTTTAACAACTATGCCATCGTGCAAGGGGTGGACCGCATCGTTCCGGTCGACATTTACGTTCCGGGCTGCCCGCCGCGGCCGGAACAGTTGATTCACGGCATCACCTTACTGCAGGAGAAGATTATGAAGGAAAGACTCCTGCAAAAGAAGGTGGGTTAATTCGAGGTTCTCTTCGGCACCGGAGGGGACCCAATACATAGATTATGGGATTTGAGCCGATTGAGAAACTGGAAAATAGATTTGGCGACCGGGTCGGGGAGGTTGTGAACTACCGGGATGAGTGGTCGGTCTATGTTCCGAAGGCCGACCTCATCGAAGCGTTGCGGTTTCTCAAGACCGAGGTGGGATGCGAGTTCAATTTTCTCTCCGACATCACCTCGGTCGATTTGTTTTCGCAAAAGCCCCGTTTTGAAGTTCTGTACCACCTCTTTTCCATTCCGCTGCATCACCGCTTGCGGGTCAAGGTCAAAATTGAAGACGGGGAGAAAGTCCCCACGGCGACGGTGCTTTGGGACGCCGCCAACTGGCACGAGCGGGAAATATATGACTTGATGGGGATTGAATTCGAGGGGCATCCCGACTTGCGGCGGATTTTGATGCGGGAGGAATGGATCGGCCACCCCTTGCGCAAAGATTATCCCCTGACCTACGAAGCGCCGCAGTTTTCGTTCAACAAGGATTTGCCGCCGGAGATTATCAAGTAGCGATGGCCAAGACCGAAATGATGACCATCAACATGGGGCCGCAGCACCCCTCCACGCACGGGGTTTTGCGCCTCATTCTGGAGCTGGACGGGGAGACGGTGGTCAAAATCACCCCGGTGATGGGGTATCTGCACACGGGCATCGAAAAAAACGCGGAAGACAAGAAATACATGCACGTTTTGCCGATGACCGACCGGATGGATTATCTGGCGCCGATGTCCAACAATCTGGTCTTTTGCCTCGCCGTCGAAAAACTTTTGGGAATCGAGATTCCGCCCAAGGCCCAGTGGCTGCGGGTGCTTTTGGCGGAGCTCACCCGCATCGCCTCCCACTGCGTCTGGGTCGGCACGCACGCCATGGATATCGGAGCGATGTCGATGTTCCTCTACGCCTTCCGGGAGCGGGAACGGGTTTTGGAAATTTATGAGATGGTCTCCGGCCAGCGGATGATGTCTTCTTATTTCCGCATCGGCGGGGTGATGGAAGACGTGCCCCCCGATTTCGAGGAAAAGGTGCGCGCCATCCTGCGGGATTTTCCGGCGCGGTTCGACGAGTACGAGGCGCTTTTGACCAAGAACAAAATCTGGCAGAACCGTACCAAGGGGGTGGCGGTCATCTCCGCCGAGGAGGGCATCAACTGCGGTCTTTCTGGGCCGTCCCTGCGCGGCTCCGGGGTGAACTGGGATATGCGCAAATCGAACCCCTACTCCAGCTACGAAAAATTTGACTTCAACGTGCCGGTGGGGCAAAACGGGGATGTTTTCGACCGCTATATCGTGCGGATGGCCGAGATGCGGGAGAGCTTGAAAATCGTCCGTCAGGCCCTGGACGGGCTGCCGGAAGGTCCCTGGATGGCGCGCGTTCCCGGCGTCACCCCGCCGCCGAAGGAAGAGGTTTTGCACAAAATGGAGGCGTTGATTTTCCAGTTCAAAATCTATACGGAAGGTTTTTCGCCGCCGCCGGGAGAGGTGTATCAGGCGATTGAGTCGCCCCGCGGTGAGCTCGGCTATTATGTCCGCAGCGACGGGACGCCGAAGCCGTACCGGATTCATTTCCGCACACCTTCTTTCTGCAATTTGTCGGCTCTCTCCAAGATGGTGGAGGGGCGTTTGATTGCGGACGTGGTGGCGGCCATCGGCTCCATCGACATCGTTCTGGGGGACGTGGACCGGTGAGCGTGCAAACCGTCTATCCGACCGTGGAAAAAGCGGGGATTAAAATCGCCGTTTTGTCCCCGGCAACAGTTGAAAAAATCAAGAAGGCGATGACCCGCTTTCCCAAGCCGCTTTCGGCTGTCCTGCCCGCCTTGCATGCCTGCTACGAGCAGTTCGGTTATCTCGACGAACCGATGTATGAGGCGATTGCCGAGATTCTGGGGGTCACCCGGGCCGAGGTGGCCGAAGCGGCCACGTTTTACACCCTTTTCCCCAAGCAGCCGGTGGGGAAAAATCTGGTGATGGTTTGCAAAAACATCTCCTGCGCGCTGCGGGGGGCGGATAATCTCGTCTCTTATCTCGAAAAGAAATTGAATACCAAAGTCGGCGAGACGACGGCGGACGGGAAGTTCACCATCTGGAAGGTGGAATGCCTCGGCTCCTGCGGCACGGCCCCGATGATGCAGGTGAACGACGAGTTCCACGAAAATTTGACCCGGGCGAAGGTGGATGCTTTGCTAGAAAAACTTTCAAAATAACATGGCGGAGCGGATTCTTTTCAAGCATATCGACAACCCAAAACAGTACCAAGTGGAGACCTACGTCCAAAACGGCGGGTATTCCGCCTTGAAGCTGGCATTGAAGGAAATAAAGCCGGCGGAATTGATTGAGATGGTCAAAAAATCCGGCCTGCGCGGACGAGGGGGGGCGGGGTTTCCGACCGGGCTTAAATGGAGCTTCGTTCCGAAGGATTCCCCCAAGCCGAAATATCTGTGCGTAAACGCGGACGAAAGCGAGCCGGGGACTTTCAAGGACCGACAGTTGATGGAATACGATCCGCATCAGGTTTTGGAAGGAGTGATTCTTTCAAGTTACGCCATCGGCTGCCACCATGCGTATTTCTACATCCGGGGGGAATTCGGCTTCGGCTACAAACGGATGGCGCAGGCGGTGGAGGAGGCCTATCAGAAGGGTTATTTGGGAAAGAACATTCTCGGTTCAGGGTTCGATTTGGACGTGACGATTGTGCGGGGCGGCGGAGCGTACATTTGCGGCGAGGAGACGGGGCTTATCGAATCGCTGGAAGGGAAGCGGGCGATGCCGCGGGTCAAACCGCCGTTTCCGGCGGTTTCTGGTCTTTATAATTGCCCCACAGTGGTCAACAACGTGGAGACCCTGGCCTGCGTGCCGCACATCGTCAACCGGGGAGCGGAATGGTTTGCCTCCATCGGCCCGGCCAAAAGCCCGGGCACCAAAATCGTCTGCCTCTCCGGCCACGTGAACAAGCCGGGGAATTACGAGCTGGAGATGGGAACGCCGCTTCGCGAATTGATTTACACCCACGGCGGCGGGATTTTGGGAGGACGGAGGCTGAAGGCCGCGATTCCGGGGGGCTCGTCCGTGCCGATTTTGACCGGAAAACAGATCGACGTGAAACTGGATTTTGACTCGGTGGCGGCGGCTGGCTCCCTTTTGGGCTGCGCGGCGGTGATCGTGATGGACGAACGGACCTGCATGGTCTGGATGGCCGAGCGCCTTTCCGAGTTTTACGAGCACGAGTCCTGCGGCAAATGCACTCCCTGCCGGGAGGGAACGTTCTGGCTGGTCGAAATACTTTCCCGCATCGAGGAAGGGCGCGGCACGATGCGTGATTTGGATTTGCTTTTGAACATCTGCGACAACATCTCCTTCAAGACGGTTTGCGCCCTGGCGGACGGCGCCGCCGCGCCGGTGGTTTCGGCCATCCAGCATTTCAAGGACGAATTTGTGGCGCACATCGAAGAGAAACGGTGCCCCTTACCGCACCGGGCGTTCGATTTCGACGGGTTTGTGAATTAGAGAGTGAAGATGCATATCACGGTTGAAGGAAAAAAAGTAGAGTTTTTGCCGGGACAGACGATTCTGGAAGCAGCCCTGGCGGCGGGATTCAAAATCCCGACCTACTGCTGGCATCCAAAACTGGACCCCGTGGGGGCCTGCCGGATATGCTTTGTTGAACTTGAAAAATCCCCCAAGTTAGTCGTTTCCTGCTCCACCCCCGCGGTGGAGGGGCAGGTGGTCTGGATTGATTCCGAAAAAGCGAAAAAAGGACGGGCCGGGGTGACCGAATTTCTGCTCATCAACCATCCGCTCGACTGCCCGACCTGCGACAAGGGAGGGGAGTGCGAACTGCAGGATATCTCCTGGAAAAACGGCGGGGATGCCAGCCGGTTCGAGGAGCAAAAGTACCGTTTCATCGTGGATCGCAACTCGACGTTTGACGATTTATCCATCGGGCCGATGATTGTGCGGAATCAAAACCGCTGTATCCACTGCTACAAATGCGTGCGCTTCAACAAAGAGATTGCTGGAGAGGGGGATTTGGGGGCCTTTCAGCGCGGCTATCATACCGAAATCAATTCCATCGGGCCGGAGGGGATTGCCAACGAATACGCCGGAAACACGGTGGAAATTTGTCCGGTCGGGGCGCTCACGGCCAAGGACTGGCGCTACAAAATCCGGGTCTGGCTGACGCAGAAAACACCCTCCGTCTGCAACCAGTGTTCGGACGGCTGCAACACGATGCTCTGGACTTCCGCTCAAAATTTATACCGTATCACCTCCCGGCGGAACGACGCCGTGGACGAAGGGTGGATTTGCAACAAGGGGCGGTACAACTACCAGCTCGTCAACCACCCGGAGCGGCTGAAGAGGCCCTTGATTAAAAGGAGCGGAAAATTTGAAGAGGCCAGCTGGGATGAGGCGCTCGACTTTGCCGCCGGGCAGTTGGCCAAAATCCGGGATGAGATGGGAGCGGATTTAATTGCCGGCATTACATCTCCCGTGCTGTCCAACGAAGACAACTACATTTTCCAGCGGTTCTTCCGGCAGGTTATCGGCACCAACAACATTGATTTTCGGGTGCGGTTCGGGAAAAACGCGCCGCCTTCCGAACTTTTCCGGGACGCCGTACGCATCCGGATGGAAGAGATCGAAAAAGCCAAAGCGGTTCTGGTTTTGGGGATGGACCCGAACCGGGAGCACCCGATTTTGAATTTGCGGCTGCACAAGGCGAAAGCCCGCAATGGGACGGGGTTGTTTGTTGCTAACTCTCGCGGAGTCAAGCTCGGAGATTGGGCGGGCAGAAAGGCGGTTTACAAGCCGGGGATGGAACTTGGTTTCTTAAATTCGCTTTTGGCTGTATTACTGAACGACAAAGTTTTGAAAGACATATCCAAGGAAACCGCCGGTTTGGCGAAAAAACTTGCTGACTGGTTGCCGGAAAAAACCAAAGAACAAACGGGCGTTGACGCTACGCAAGTAAAAGCGTGGGCGAAGAGCTGGGCGGCTGCAGGCGAACTCACCATTTTTCTGGGACGGGAAATTGCTTTACATCCGCAGCGGGAGGAGATTCTAAAAACGTGCCGGTTACTCTCCCATTTGATAAACGGCGCCGATGGGGCCGCCAAAAAAGTCAGCCTGCTCTTTGAAGAGGGAAACACGCAAGGGACGGCGGATGTCGGCTGTCTGCCGGACGTTCTGCCCGGATACCGCAAGGTCGGAGACAAGACGGGAGATTTTAACGACAAATGGGGGGAGGTTGCGCTGCCCGAAAAGGCGGGACGGGACGTTTTTGGGATGCTTTCCGCCGCACGAGAGCGTAAGCTTTCGGCCCTCGTGGTGATGGGACAGGATGTTCTCTTCTCTTTCCCGGACTATCACTTTGCGCGGGAGGCGATGGAGGCGACCGGCTTTATCGTTGTTATCGACCAGTTTATGACCCAGACCGCCAAGCTGGGGCACGTGGTTTTTCCCGCGGCGGCATACGTCGAAAAGGAAGGAACTTATACCAATTGGGAGCGGCGGGTGCAGCGCTTCCAGCGGGCCTACCGCCCGCTGGGGGAAGCACGGCCGGAGTGGCAAATTCTGGCCGATTTGGCCGACCGGATGGGGCGGCCATTTGCGCTCCATTCCCCACAAGGAGTTTTTAATGAACTTGCGCACATGATTCAGAGTTATGCAGGGATTACCTACGCCGATTTGGCGGGGGAGGGAAAAATTTGGGAAGGGAACGGCGCCAAGTCCGCCGCTTTCGAGGTTTTCAGCCCGAAGGAAATCGTCCCGGAAAAGAATTTTTCCATGCTTTTGGCGACCGGCAATTCGCTCCAACACTCCGGGATTCTGCATTTTCCGACCGAAAACCAGCAGCGCATCGAGCCGGAGCCGTATTTGGAGGTGAACACCGATGAACTTTTGAAAATGAAAAAATACAAGGGGGACCGGGTCAAAATCGTTTCATCCCTTGGCGAGATTGAAGCGCGCGTGCGGCCGTCGGAGCTTCTGCCCCCGAACGTGGTTTTTTTGCCGGAGAATTTTCCGCAGGCGCAGTTGAACAAATTGATGAAATGGGACAGACCGTATTTGTGGGTGAGATTGGAAAATGCTTGAGCAGGCGATAATAGCGGTAATCAAAGTCGCCGTGGTACTCTGGGCGATACTTACGGCCTGCGCCTATATCGTCTGGCTGGAGCGGAAGCTGGTGGCGCGGATGCAGGTGCGGCTGGGGCCGACACGGGTGGGGCCTTTCGGGCTCCTGCAGCCCTTGGCGGATGCCATCAAGCTTTTCACCAAGGAGGAAATCATCGTGGAACAAGCGGAGAAGTGGCTCTATATCGCCGCGCCCTTGATTGCCTTCATCCCGGCCTTTATCACCTTTGCGGTTATCCCCTTCGGCGACACGGTAACGCTTTTCGGCCGGCAGATCGACCTTCTGATTTCGGATTTCAACGTAGGCCTTTTGTACATCCTCGGCGTCACCTCCCTCGGCGTCTATGGCATCGTTCTGGCCGGGTGGTCCTCCAACAGCAAGTACTCCCTTTTGGGGGCCTTGCGCTCGGCGGCCCAGATGATTTCGTACGAGATTTCGCTCGGGCTTTCCGTGATCGGGGTTCTGCTTTTGACCGGCAGCTTGAGCTTGGTTGACATTGTGAAAGCACAGGGGTCGGTCAGTGACTGGTTCATCTGGAAACAGCCGGTCGGGTTTTTGTTGTACTTGATTTCGGCCTTTGCCGAGACGAACCGGACGCCGTTCGATTTGCCGGAGGCGGAGACCGAACTGGTGGCCGGATACTTCACGGAGTACTCCTCGATGAAATTTGCGATGTTCACCATTGCCGAGTACGCCAATATGGTCACCGTTTCGGCCCTGGCCACTACCCTCTTTTTGGGGGGTTGGCAGGGGCCGTTTCTGCCGCCGGTGGTTTGGTTTATGCTGAAAGTGATGTTTTTCATTTTCCTGTATATCTGGGTGCGGGCGACCTTGCCCCGTTTTCGTTATGATCAACTGATGCGCTTCGGCTGGCTCGTGCTTCTGCCTGCCGGGCTGGTAAATGTTCTGGTCACCGCCTTGGCGGTGGCCTTGTAAAGGAGTTGGATGGTAGATAAAACCAAAGTTTCCGTCTGGGAGATTCCCTTGGCGATCTTGAAGGGATTTTATACCACCTTCAAGCATCTTTTCCGCAAGCCAATCACCATCGAGTATCCGGAAAAAATCAGGCCGGCGATGTATCCCCGCTACCGCGGATTGCATTTTCTGGAGCGGTACGAGGACGGTACGGAGCGCTGCGTTTCCTGCGGGCTGTGCGCGGCGGCCTGCCCGGCGGACGCCATTTACATGGAGCCGGCGGAGAACGAAAAAGGGGAGCGGTACGCCAAGGTGTACGAAATCAACGAACTGCGCTGCATTTTCTGTGGTTTCTGCGAGGAGGCCTGTCCGGAGGAGGCCATCTTTTTGGGGAAGGAGTTTGAATTCTCCGCCGACCACCGGGACAAGTTTATCTACACCAAGGAGGATTTGCTGGTACCCTGGCCGCGCAAAAAACCGTCCGAGGTGGAGTTTAAACGCAAAAACCGGAGAGTTTTCTGATGGAAATGGTGGTTTTTCTGGGAGCGGGGTTCGTGGCGCTCGTTTCCGCCATTCTGGTCTTCACCCAGAAAAATCCGGTCGCCTCAGTCGTGTTTCTTATCGTCACTTTGGCCGCGCAGGCGGTTTTGTTTCTTCTTTTGAACGCGCCGTTCGTGGCTGCCCTGCAAATCATCGTCTATGCCGGGGCGATTATGGTTCTGTTTCTTTTTGTTGTAATGCTTCTGAATTTGGGGCGGGACGAGTTCGGGCCGGAGAAGCGGAAATTCATCCGCCCCTTGGC harbors:
- the nuoG gene encoding NADH-quinone oxidoreductase subunit NuoG, whose amino-acid sequence is MHITVEGKKVEFLPGQTILEAALAAGFKIPTYCWHPKLDPVGACRICFVELEKSPKLVVSCSTPAVEGQVVWIDSEKAKKGRAGVTEFLLINHPLDCPTCDKGGECELQDISWKNGGDASRFEEQKYRFIVDRNSTFDDLSIGPMIVRNQNRCIHCYKCVRFNKEIAGEGDLGAFQRGYHTEINSIGPEGIANEYAGNTVEICPVGALTAKDWRYKIRVWLTQKTPSVCNQCSDGCNTMLWTSAQNLYRITSRRNDAVDEGWICNKGRYNYQLVNHPERLKRPLIKRSGKFEEASWDEALDFAAGQLAKIRDEMGADLIAGITSPVLSNEDNYIFQRFFRQVIGTNNIDFRVRFGKNAPPSELFRDAVRIRMEEIEKAKAVLVLGMDPNREHPILNLRLHKAKARNGTGLFVANSRGVKLGDWAGRKAVYKPGMELGFLNSLLAVLLNDKVLKDISKETAGLAKKLADWLPEKTKEQTGVDATQVKAWAKSWAAAGELTIFLGREIALHPQREEILKTCRLLSHLINGADGAAKKVSLLFEEGNTQGTADVGCLPDVLPGYRKVGDKTGDFNDKWGEVALPEKAGRDVFGMLSAARERKLSALVVMGQDVLFSFPDYHFAREAMEATGFIVVIDQFMTQTAKLGHVVFPAAAYVEKEGTYTNWERRVQRFQRAYRPLGEARPEWQILADLADRMGRPFALHSPQGVFNELAHMIQSYAGITYADLAGEGKIWEGNGAKSAAFEVFSPKEIVPEKNFSMLLATGNSLQHSGILHFPTENQQRIEPEPYLEVNTDELLKMKKYKGDRVKIVSSLGEIEARVRPSELLPPNVVFLPENFPQAQLNKLMKWDRPYLWVRLENA
- the nuoH gene encoding NADH-quinone oxidoreductase subunit NuoH, giving the protein MLEQAIIAVIKVAVVLWAILTACAYIVWLERKLVARMQVRLGPTRVGPFGLLQPLADAIKLFTKEEIIVEQAEKWLYIAAPLIAFIPAFITFAVIPFGDTVTLFGRQIDLLISDFNVGLLYILGVTSLGVYGIVLAGWSSNSKYSLLGALRSAAQMISYEISLGLSVIGVLLLTGSLSLVDIVKAQGSVSDWFIWKQPVGFLLYLISAFAETNRTPFDLPEAETELVAGYFTEYSSMKFAMFTIAEYANMVTVSALATTLFLGGWQGPFLPPVVWFMLKVMFFIFLYIWVRATLPRFRYDQLMRFGWLVLLPAGLVNVLVTALAVAL
- the nuoI gene encoding NADH-quinone oxidoreductase subunit NuoI gives rise to the protein MVDKTKVSVWEIPLAILKGFYTTFKHLFRKPITIEYPEKIRPAMYPRYRGLHFLERYEDGTERCVSCGLCAAACPADAIYMEPAENEKGERYAKVYEINELRCIFCGFCEEACPEEAIFLGKEFEFSADHRDKFIYTKEDLLVPWPRKKPSEVEFKRKNRRVF
- a CDS encoding NADH-quinone oxidoreductase subunit J codes for the protein MEMVVFLGAGFVALVSAILVFTQKNPVASVVFLIVTLAAQAVLFLLLNAPFVAALQIIVYAGAIMVLFLFVVMLLNLGRDEFGPEKRKFIRPLAIVFALVLILEVLAIFKTGLADSARLAYHPDFVGDFGTVAGVGLLLFTRYLYPFEITSVLLLAALVGTVILAKKLPGRKGEL